The Zootoca vivipara chromosome 16, rZooViv1.1, whole genome shotgun sequence genome has a segment encoding these proteins:
- the AVPR2 gene encoding vasopressin V2 receptor isoform X1 produces MDDKKQMLNASSTLPVPTSNTSLPLSDDRDDALARVEIAILASIFLLATLSNGLVLGALFRRTHRASPMHRFICHLCLADLTVALFQVLPQLIWDITDRFQGPDVLCRAIKYLQVVGMFASSYVIVAMTYDRHRAICRPMLAFRKGPASWHRLVVAAWTASFLLSLPQLFIFSKTKLPSGAHECWAHFAEPWGVRAYVTWVTLMVFVFPTFFIATCQAMIFREVHRSLRLGPEGALRGRDSRQGPSPISGAVSKTAKMTLAIVLIYVFCWAPFFLVQLWSVWDPQAPLDGESCTSIRVSGSRLCSILIHAHICPALLGTDLGFSGMIQVLPVLQKNPLYHCIGTNCNPPPKPKLMFLSIQH; encoded by the exons ATGGATGACAAG AAGCAAATGCTCAACGCCTCTTCCACGCTGCCTGTCCCCACCTCCAACACATCCCTCCCTCTATCTGACGACCGTGACGACGCTCTAGCCCGAGTGGAAATCGCCATCTTGGCCTCCATCTTCCTGCTAGCCACTCTGAGCAATGGGCTGGTGCTGGGAGCCCTCTTCCGCCGCACTCACCGGGCCAGCCCCATGCACCGCTTCATCTGCCACCTCTGCCTGGCCGACCTGACCGTGGCTCTTTTCCAGGTGCTGCCGCAGCTCATCTGGGACATCACCGACCGCTTCCAGGGCCCCGATGTCTTGTGCCGTGCCATCAAGTACTTGCAGGTGGTTGGCATGTTTGCCTCTTCCTACGTCATTGTGGCCATGACGTACGACCGCCACCGAGCCATCTGCCGGCCCATGCTGGCTTTCCGGAAGGGCCCAGCTAGCTGGCATCGCCTGGTGGTGGCAGCATGGACCGCATCCTTCCTCCTCAGCCTCCCACAGCTCTTCATCTTCTCCAAAACCAAGCTGCCCAGCGGAGCCCACGAGTGCTGGGCTCACTTTGCAGAGCCCTGGGGAGTTCGGGCTTATGTCACGTGGGTGACTCTGATGGTCTTCGTCTTCCCCACTTTCTTCATTGCTACCTGCCAGGCCATGATTTTCCGTGAGGTCCACCGCAGCCTGCGCCTGGGCCCAGAAGGAGCATTGCGGGGCCGGGACAGCCGGCAGGGACCCTCCCCCATTTCCGGTGCTGTGTCCAAGACCGCAAAGATGACCCTAGCCATTGTGCTTATCTACGTGTTCTGCTGGGCCCCCTTTTTCCTAGTCCAGCTGTGGTCCGTGTGGGATCCTCAGGCCCCCCTAGATGGTGAGTCGTGCACCAGCATTAGGGTGTCAGGTTCCAGACTATGCAGCATTTTGATCCACGCACACATTTGCCCCGCACTTCTGGGCACAGATCTGGGCTTTTCAGGTATGATCCAAGTGCTTCCCGTCCtccaaaaaaaccctctttaCCATTGTATTGGAACAAACTGCAATCCACCCCCCAAACCTAAATTGATGTTTCTttcaattcagcattaa
- the AVPR2 gene encoding vasopressin V2 receptor isoform X2, which translates to MDDKKQMLNASSTLPVPTSNTSLPLSDDRDDALARVEIAILASIFLLATLSNGLVLGALFRRTHRASPMHRFICHLCLADLTVALFQVLPQLIWDITDRFQGPDVLCRAIKYLQVVGMFASSYVIVAMTYDRHRAICRPMLAFRKGPASWHRLVVAAWTASFLLSLPQLFIFSKTKLPSGAHECWAHFAEPWGVRAYVTWVTLMVFVFPTFFIATCQAMIFREVHRSLRLGPEGALRGRDSRQGPSPISGAVSKTAKMTLAIVLIYVFCWAPFFLVQLWSVWDPQAPLDGPAFTLLMLLASLNSCTNPWVYATFSSSISGELGQIFCPRLARQQISSLQEDSTFTASFSLGRDALS; encoded by the exons ATGGATGACAAG AAGCAAATGCTCAACGCCTCTTCCACGCTGCCTGTCCCCACCTCCAACACATCCCTCCCTCTATCTGACGACCGTGACGACGCTCTAGCCCGAGTGGAAATCGCCATCTTGGCCTCCATCTTCCTGCTAGCCACTCTGAGCAATGGGCTGGTGCTGGGAGCCCTCTTCCGCCGCACTCACCGGGCCAGCCCCATGCACCGCTTCATCTGCCACCTCTGCCTGGCCGACCTGACCGTGGCTCTTTTCCAGGTGCTGCCGCAGCTCATCTGGGACATCACCGACCGCTTCCAGGGCCCCGATGTCTTGTGCCGTGCCATCAAGTACTTGCAGGTGGTTGGCATGTTTGCCTCTTCCTACGTCATTGTGGCCATGACGTACGACCGCCACCGAGCCATCTGCCGGCCCATGCTGGCTTTCCGGAAGGGCCCAGCTAGCTGGCATCGCCTGGTGGTGGCAGCATGGACCGCATCCTTCCTCCTCAGCCTCCCACAGCTCTTCATCTTCTCCAAAACCAAGCTGCCCAGCGGAGCCCACGAGTGCTGGGCTCACTTTGCAGAGCCCTGGGGAGTTCGGGCTTATGTCACGTGGGTGACTCTGATGGTCTTCGTCTTCCCCACTTTCTTCATTGCTACCTGCCAGGCCATGATTTTCCGTGAGGTCCACCGCAGCCTGCGCCTGGGCCCAGAAGGAGCATTGCGGGGCCGGGACAGCCGGCAGGGACCCTCCCCCATTTCCGGTGCTGTGTCCAAGACCGCAAAGATGACCCTAGCCATTGTGCTTATCTACGTGTTCTGCTGGGCCCCCTTTTTCCTAGTCCAGCTGTGGTCCGTGTGGGATCCTCAGGCCCCCCTAGATG GTCCAGCTTTCACCCTGCTGATGCTCCTCGCCAGTCTCAACAGCTGCACCAACCCCTGGGTCTACGCCACCTTTAGCAGCAGTATTTCGGGTGAGCTGGGTCAAATCTTTTGTCCCAGACTGGCCCGTCAGCAGATTAGTTCCCTGCAGGAGGACTCCACCTTCACGGCCAGCTTCTCCCTGGGACGGGATGCCCTTTCCTGA
- the LOC118097693 gene encoding caveolin-3: protein MAQQGGGREEEEEEEVTLGKVDSRDPLTKEIDLVERDPKQINQEVVKVDFEDVIAEPEGTHSFDGVWKASNTTFTVSKYWCYRILSGALGVPLALLWGFLFACISFCHIWGAMPCIKSYFIEVQCCGRCYALCIRTFCDPLFEAVGKVCGDVRVALRKERAKD from the exons ATGGcccagcaaggaggaggaagagaagaagaagaagaagaagaagtgaccCTGGGGAAAGTAGACTCCCGGGACCCCCTCACCAAAGAGATTGATCTGGTGGAAAGAGACCCCAAGCAGATCAACCAAGAAGTGGTGAAG GTGGACTTTGAAGATGTGATTGCTGAGCCAGAGGGCACGCACAGTTTTGACGGGGTGTGGAAGGCGAGCAACACCACTTTTACTGTCAGCAAGTATTGGTGTTACCGGATTCTGTCAGGTGCACTGGGCGTGCCCCTCGCCTTGCTCTGGGGCTTCCTCTTTGCCTGCATTTCCTTCTGCCACATCTGGGGAGCCATGCCTTGCATCAAGAGCTACTTCATAGAGGTGCAGTGCTGTGGGCGCTGCTATGCCCTCTGCATACGCACCTTCTGCGACCCGCTCTTCGAAGCTGTGGGAAAGGTCTGTGGTGATGTCCGAGTGGCCCTGCGCAAGGAACGTGCCAAGGACTGA
- the LOC118075486 gene encoding caveolin-2, whose translation MINNDYLIECKLDPEDPHLQEPGSPMFLQSTINTPPKADPRDPRGINQHLKLEFSDILAEPSSFRSFDRVWTWSDIVFESSRLWCYRIISLLCAVPVSLFSGFLFACLGCLHIWCVMPCIQLCTMAMPPVRTLWASILDVVVAPLFTSLGRCCSAIYLTITQK comes from the exons ATGATCAATAACGATTACCTGATTGAGTGCAAGTTGGATCCAGAAGACCCTCATTTGCAGGAGCCAGGATCTCCCATGTTCCTGCAGTCCACTATCAACACACCACCCAAGGCAGACCCTCGGGACCCACGTGGGATCAACCAGCACCTTAAG CTGGAATTCTCCGACATCCTTGCTGAGCCTTCCTCGTTTCGCAGCTTTGACCGGGTTTGGACCTGGAGTGACATCGTCTTTGAGAGTTCGCGCCTCTGGTGCTACCGCATCATCTCGCTGCTGTGTGCTGTGCCCGTCTCCCTGTTCTCGGGCTTTCTCTTTGCCTGCCTAGGCTGCCTGCACATCTG gTGTGTGATGCCCTGTATCCAGCTCTGCACAATGGCAATGCCTCCGGTTCGCACCCTCTGGGCCAGCATCCTGGATGTTGTGGTGGCCCCACTTTTCACCAGCCTGGGCCGCTGCTGCAGTGCCATCTACCTCACCATTACTCAGAAGTGA
- the AVPR2 gene encoding vasopressin V2 receptor isoform X3 — protein sequence MLNASSTLPVPTSNTSLPLSDDRDDALARVEIAILASIFLLATLSNGLVLGALFRRTHRASPMHRFICHLCLADLTVALFQVLPQLIWDITDRFQGPDVLCRAIKYLQVVGMFASSYVIVAMTYDRHRAICRPMLAFRKGPASWHRLVVAAWTASFLLSLPQLFIFSKTKLPSGAHECWAHFAEPWGVRAYVTWVTLMVFVFPTFFIATCQAMIFREVHRSLRLGPEGALRGRDSRQGPSPISGAVSKTAKMTLAIVLIYVFCWAPFFLVQLWSVWDPQAPLDGESCTSIRVSGSRLCSILIHAHICPALLGTDLGFSGMIQVLPVLQKNPLYHCIGTNCNPPPKPKLMFLSIQH from the coding sequence ATGCTCAACGCCTCTTCCACGCTGCCTGTCCCCACCTCCAACACATCCCTCCCTCTATCTGACGACCGTGACGACGCTCTAGCCCGAGTGGAAATCGCCATCTTGGCCTCCATCTTCCTGCTAGCCACTCTGAGCAATGGGCTGGTGCTGGGAGCCCTCTTCCGCCGCACTCACCGGGCCAGCCCCATGCACCGCTTCATCTGCCACCTCTGCCTGGCCGACCTGACCGTGGCTCTTTTCCAGGTGCTGCCGCAGCTCATCTGGGACATCACCGACCGCTTCCAGGGCCCCGATGTCTTGTGCCGTGCCATCAAGTACTTGCAGGTGGTTGGCATGTTTGCCTCTTCCTACGTCATTGTGGCCATGACGTACGACCGCCACCGAGCCATCTGCCGGCCCATGCTGGCTTTCCGGAAGGGCCCAGCTAGCTGGCATCGCCTGGTGGTGGCAGCATGGACCGCATCCTTCCTCCTCAGCCTCCCACAGCTCTTCATCTTCTCCAAAACCAAGCTGCCCAGCGGAGCCCACGAGTGCTGGGCTCACTTTGCAGAGCCCTGGGGAGTTCGGGCTTATGTCACGTGGGTGACTCTGATGGTCTTCGTCTTCCCCACTTTCTTCATTGCTACCTGCCAGGCCATGATTTTCCGTGAGGTCCACCGCAGCCTGCGCCTGGGCCCAGAAGGAGCATTGCGGGGCCGGGACAGCCGGCAGGGACCCTCCCCCATTTCCGGTGCTGTGTCCAAGACCGCAAAGATGACCCTAGCCATTGTGCTTATCTACGTGTTCTGCTGGGCCCCCTTTTTCCTAGTCCAGCTGTGGTCCGTGTGGGATCCTCAGGCCCCCCTAGATGGTGAGTCGTGCACCAGCATTAGGGTGTCAGGTTCCAGACTATGCAGCATTTTGATCCACGCACACATTTGCCCCGCACTTCTGGGCACAGATCTGGGCTTTTCAGGTATGATCCAAGTGCTTCCCGTCCtccaaaaaaaccctctttaCCATTGTATTGGAACAAACTGCAATCCACCCCCCAAACCTAAATTGATGTTTCTttcaattcagcattaa